CGTGCCGCACGGTCGCGGACAGGATCCGGGCCGTCCCGGCCTCAACGCGCGCGAGGAGCTTCACCGTGGGCTCGTGGGTACGGATCGTGCCCAGCCTCGGCAGCGTCACGTGCCGGCCGCCCGTGTCCACGCGGATCGCGCCGGTCGTGAACCGGCAGGAAAGACGGGCCTTCCGCTTCGACTTGAAGCGGGGCGTACCCATCCGCTTGCCGTGCCGCTTGCCCTGCTTGGACTTGGTGTAGTTGTCGAACGCCGCCGCAGCGTTGGCGAGGCCGGTGTTGTACGCCTCTTTGGAGTTCTCCTCCCACCAGGCGGCGAACCTGGGGTCAGCGTGCTTGGTCTCGTTGAACGCCTTCCTCAGTGCGGGCAGCGACCACGGCCGCCACTGCGTCAGCCCGGCCTCGGCGATGCCGTAGGACTCCTCCGCGCGGCGCTGCCACCACGACGCGGTCACCCAACCGACAGCCCAGTTGTACGCGGCACGCGCCGCGCCGCAGTGCGAGCGCAGCGCGTGCTCCTGAGTCGTGTTCGGGTCCAGGGCGAACCGGAACGCCTGAACCTGGAACCCGGGCTGTGGCTGGAATTTCTTCACTCGGCAGCCTCGCCGGTCGCCACGGCCACCGCGCGGGCGGCCCGGTCCTTCGCCGCCCGCCGCCCGTACAGGCGGGCACACATCGAGGTCAGCACCTCGGTGATGTCGCGCACCAGGTCATCGGCGGTCTCGGTGGGGTCGAGGACAACCAGGCGCCGCCCGGAGGCGGACAGGACGGCTTCGAGATGCTCGACGCCGAACCGGGCCAGCCGGTCCCGGTGCTCGACCACGATCACCGCGGCCCGCGGATCGGACAGCAGGCGGTGCAACTTGCGCCGACGCCCGTTCAGCCCCGAGCCGACCTCGGTCACGACCTCCGCAACCGGCAGGCCGAGCCCGGTAGCCCCCTGGACCACGCGGGCCACCTGCCGGTCAAGATCCGGCTTCTGGTCCGCCGACGAAACCCGGCAGTACGCCACGACACGGCCGGACGTCTCCGGGGCGGGCTCGTCGACCAACCACGTACCAGACGGCGTCTGGCGCACCGGGACCGGCATGCGGCCCTCTTTCGCCCACGTCCACGCGGTCTGGTAGTGCACACCGTTGCGCGCCGCCCATTCGGAAAGCTTCACGCGATCAAGATAACAGATGAGAAAAGCTGATATTTACTGATGGATCATGCAACAGTTGAAAGCCCTACCAACTCCACGGCTGGGAACCCGTCTCCGCTTCCAAATGGATCTCCTGGGCCCTGCTGATCAGCGTCACCTTCGTCATCTGCCGGGCCCGTCACCCCGCCCGGCCCGGCGCTCCCGCGGCCGTCCGGCCGAAGACCCAAACCCTGAAGACCGGGCTCGAAGGCCGCACTTGAGGGCCGGGCCAAGCGAGACGGGCTGGAGAGCCGCCTTCGGGGGACGGGCTTGAGGGCCGGGTCCGGGGGACGGGCTTGGGCGGGTCAGGCGGAGGGGCGGGCGGCCGGGGGGCGCAGGCCTGATTCGAAGGCGTAGATGGCCGCGTGGACGCGGTTGCGCAGGCGCAGCTTGTGCAGCAGGTTCTGCACGTGGGTCTTGACGGTGTGCTCGGACAGGGTCAGGGCCTGGGCTATCTCGCCGTTGGACAGGCCGCGGGCCAGCAGGTCGAGGACCTGGCACTCGCGGTCGGTCAGCCGGTCGGGGCTGACCGGTGAGATCGGCGGGATGGGCGCGGCGGCGGATCGGCGTCCGGCCGGGGCCGGGGCGGGTCCGTGCGCGAGGGTGTAGCCGGCCGCGGCCAGCACCACGGCGGAGGCCAGCTGGCCCGCGGTGGCGGTGGCCGGCAGATGCCCGCCGGCCGGCCGGCCGGCACGGTCGGTGCGGGCCGGGCCGCCCAGGACCAGCAGCGGCAGGTCCCCGCCGCCGAAGGCCAGGGCCTCGCGCTGGTCGCCCGCGAACGCGCCGTGGGCGACCAGGACATGGGGCGGCCGGGCGGCCAGCGCGCGCAGCAGTTCCGGCCCCGGTTCGCTCTCGCCGGTGACACGGATACCGGGGTGGCCCTCGAGCAGGGCCGTGATGCCGCGGCGGGCGAGCGGGTCCTCGCCGACCACGTGCACCCGCACGGCGGCCGTCGCGCCGGGCCGGGGGGCCGGGGCACGGCCGGCGTGTTCGTCGTGTGCGGGGGCTGGCGCGGGGAGCACCCGGAGTGCGGCGTGCCGCTCGTCCATGGCGGCCTCCTCCCTGTCGTCCGGGGATGTCCCGCCGGATCCCGGGATGTCCCGCCAGGTCACCGTAGGCGGCGGGCGGCGCCGTGTCCGGTGCGCTCCAGCGGGCCACGACCGGTCCGCTACCACGTCTCACCCCGCCGGCCCGGCCCCCGCCTGCGGCCGGCCTCCGATCTCTCCGGCCCTGTGTCCCCGGCCCGTTGACCTCCGGGCCGCCGGGGCCGGGATGCGCGGGCTCCGGCCCGGTCTCCTCCGGGCGGCGGGCGCGGGGCCGTTGCCCGCGGGGCGGGTCCGGGGTCCGTCGCCCTCAAGTCCCCTTGTCCGCAAGTCTCCTTGTCTTCTTGTCCCCGGGCTGGTTGTGCCGCGGTCCGTACCGGGGGTGCCGGCCGGGGTGGGTCAGGCGGCGGCTTCCCCGGCGGCCAGGGCGTGCAGCCGCAGGCGCAGTTCGCGGCGGGCGGGCCGGCCGCCCGGCCGGCGGGGGACGGCGTCGAGGGCCTCCAGGCGGCGGATCTGCTCGCCGGGGCCGAGCCGGGCGTTGGCCTGTTCGGCGACGGAGTCGAGGACGTCGAGGAGACCGGGGGCATCGCCGTCGGGCGCCTCGCGCAGCACCACGCCGGCCCAGACCAGGGCGCCGCGCGCCGGGTCGGGCCAGTCCGCGACGATGCAGTCGGCCACCCGCGGGTCCTGGCCGATGACCCGCTCCACCACGCTGGGCGCGACCAGCGCGTCGTCGCAGGTGAACACGGAGCGGTGCGCGTCCACGAGGTGCAGTCCGCC
This portion of the Streptomyces sp. NBC_01571 genome encodes:
- a CDS encoding IS607 family transposase codes for the protein MKLSEWAARNGVHYQTAWTWAKEGRMPVPVRQTPSGTWLVDEPAPETSGRVVAYCRVSSADQKPDLDRQVARVVQGATGLGLPVAEVVTEVGSGLNGRRRKLHRLLSDPRAAVIVVEHRDRLARFGVEHLEAVLSASGRRLVVLDPTETADDLVRDITEVLTSMCARLYGRRAAKDRAARAVAVATGEAAE
- a CDS encoding response regulator transcription factor, translated to MDERHAALRVLPAPAPAHDEHAGRAPAPRPGATAAVRVHVVGEDPLARRGITALLEGHPGIRVTGESEPGPELLRALAARPPHVLVAHGAFAGDQREALAFGGGDLPLLVLGGPARTDRAGRPAGGHLPATATAGQLASAVVLAAAGYTLAHGPAPAPAGRRSAAAPIPPISPVSPDRLTDRECQVLDLLARGLSNGEIAQALTLSEHTVKTHVQNLLHKLRLRNRVHAAIYAFESGLRPPAARPSA